In the Natronobacterium texcoconense genome, one interval contains:
- a CDS encoding proteasome assembly chaperone family protein has protein sequence MTDQSTSASFEQVTDVAADSPTLIEGLPGHGLVASIAVDQITTQLELEHYGNVAADEFPPVVTFEDGLVQDLVRVYAGSDPAVMTLESDLALPEPAFEPLSTCVLEELADDFSRAIFLAGAPAQSEEEIGDVTGVATTDAVREDLHDAGITVPEERGLVGGITGSLVRECYQADVPAALLVVRSHPHLPDPQAAKSVIENALEPLVDFDVDTTALDEKADEIQQQMQQIAQQYQQMAEEQQGQQQQVQTGMFQ, from the coding sequence ATGACCGATCAGTCGACATCCGCGTCGTTCGAACAGGTTACCGACGTCGCCGCCGACTCTCCGACGCTGATCGAGGGCCTACCCGGACACGGTCTCGTCGCGTCGATCGCCGTCGACCAGATTACGACGCAACTCGAACTCGAGCACTACGGCAACGTCGCCGCCGACGAGTTCCCGCCCGTCGTCACCTTCGAGGACGGACTCGTCCAGGATCTGGTCCGGGTCTACGCGGGATCGGATCCGGCCGTGATGACTCTCGAGAGCGATCTCGCGCTTCCCGAACCGGCGTTCGAGCCGCTCTCGACGTGCGTGCTCGAGGAACTGGCCGACGACTTCAGTCGAGCGATCTTCCTCGCGGGTGCACCGGCCCAGTCCGAGGAAGAGATCGGCGACGTTACCGGCGTCGCGACCACCGACGCGGTCAGGGAGGATCTTCACGACGCCGGTATCACGGTGCCGGAAGAACGGGGGCTGGTCGGCGGCATCACGGGATCGCTCGTTCGCGAGTGCTACCAGGCGGACGTCCCGGCGGCCCTGTTGGTCGTTCGCTCTCACCCGCATCTTCCGGATCCACAGGCAGCAAAGTCGGTGATCGAGAACGCACTCGAGCCACTCGTCGACTTCGACGTCGATACGACGGCGCTCGACGAGAAAGCCGACGAGATTCAACAGCAGATGCAACAGATCGCCCAGCAATACCAGCAGATGGCCGAAGAACAACAGGGGCAACAACAGCAGGTCCAGACGGGCATGTTCCAGTAG
- a CDS encoding universal stress protein produces the protein MSERILVPYDGSAPSKKALEYTIEKFENPDVTALYVVPVPEGYWTAFEDEEMEAAEADRAREQGQETLDEARETGAEHGCDVDTEVVTGKPDRVVLEYAESETYDTIVMGSHGREGVSRVLLGSVAENVVRRSPIPVVVVR, from the coding sequence ATGAGCGAGCGAATACTCGTCCCGTACGACGGCTCGGCACCGTCGAAGAAGGCACTCGAGTACACGATCGAGAAGTTCGAAAACCCGGACGTCACCGCCCTCTACGTCGTTCCGGTGCCGGAGGGGTACTGGACCGCATTCGAGGACGAAGAGATGGAGGCTGCGGAGGCAGACAGGGCCCGGGAACAGGGACAGGAAACGCTCGACGAAGCGAGAGAAACCGGGGCGGAACACGGTTGCGACGTCGACACCGAGGTCGTGACCGGCAAACCGGATCGAGTGGTCCTCGAGTACGCCGAAAGCGAAACCTACGACACGATCGTTATGGGAAGCCACGGTCGCGAGGGCGTCTCGCGGGTGTTGCTCGGCAGCGTCGCCGAAAACGTCGTTCGCCGGTCGCCGATTCCGGTCGTCGTCGTTCGCTAA
- a CDS encoding universal stress protein, translating into MRVLVPIDDSEPARKAIAHATKSYPDADLSLVHVINPSTAMYGDGAVYAYDSLIDARREAADKLFEEAREIAAEHGHDDIDTETIVGRPAHEIVTAAEEENADLVVIGSHGRSGASRVLLGSVAETVVRRAPVPVTVVR; encoded by the coding sequence ATGAGAGTACTCGTTCCGATCGACGACTCGGAGCCGGCACGAAAAGCGATCGCCCACGCCACGAAGTCGTATCCCGACGCCGATCTCAGTCTGGTACACGTCATCAACCCGAGTACGGCTATGTACGGGGACGGAGCCGTCTACGCCTACGACTCGCTGATCGACGCTCGACGCGAAGCCGCCGACAAGCTGTTCGAGGAGGCACGAGAGATCGCGGCCGAACACGGACACGACGACATTGATACCGAGACGATCGTCGGACGCCCGGCCCACGAGATCGTCACGGCTGCAGAGGAGGAGAATGCCGATCTGGTCGTCATCGGAAGCCACGGCCGGTCCGGAGCCTCGCGCGTCTTGCTCGGCAGCGTCGCGGAGACGGTCGTCCGCCGTGCACCCGTTCCGGTCACCGTCGTTCGATAG
- a CDS encoding Hsp20/alpha crystallin family protein — protein sequence MKRLTRQSVDLRSGTTVPRKPMTTDDNPFRNLERQFERMQRQFEDALEMWNVDQFGMPATDTGTTVGMGIDLADHGEEFVLTADVPGFDREDVELRLSDDTIHITAEREEEMTEEQDDGFYIRSERERQSTSRSVRLPEPVDEDRIEATYRNGVVTVTLPKREPTEPAGRSIDIE from the coding sequence ATGAAACGTTTAACACGACAGTCGGTGGACCTCCGATCGGGGACGACGGTTCCCCGGAAACCCATGACGACCGACGACAATCCGTTCAGAAACCTCGAGCGGCAGTTCGAACGCATGCAACGACAGTTCGAGGACGCCCTCGAGATGTGGAACGTCGACCAGTTCGGGATGCCTGCGACCGACACCGGGACGACGGTCGGGATGGGGATCGACCTGGCCGACCACGGCGAGGAGTTCGTCCTGACGGCCGACGTGCCGGGCTTCGACAGGGAGGACGTCGAACTCCGGCTGTCGGACGACACGATTCACATCACCGCGGAGCGCGAAGAGGAGATGACCGAAGAGCAAGACGACGGGTTCTACATCAGGAGCGAGCGAGAACGGCAGTCGACGAGCCGGTCGGTTCGGCTACCGGAGCCGGTCGACGAGGACAGGATCGAGGCGACCTACCGGAACGGCGTCGTTACTGTGACGCTCCCGAAACGAGAGCCGACAGAACCCGCAGGCAGATCGATCGACATCGAGTAA
- a CDS encoding dienelactone hydrolase family protein, translating into MPTTLTTIPVDGVELEGDLVVPDDADGVVIFAHGSGSSRKSPRNNYVADVLRERGLGTLLFDLLTEAEDQYRENRFDIPLLTDRLVAVTEWLREREGAYEYGYFGSSTGAAAALRAAARKLDTAAVVSRGGRVDLAEEQLADVTAPALLIVGGEDDQVLRLNREATELLAAEHELHVVEGAGHLFEGPGELEEVAEVAADWFETNLQ; encoded by the coding sequence ATGCCCACGACCCTCACCACCATCCCGGTCGACGGTGTCGAACTCGAGGGTGACCTCGTCGTTCCCGACGATGCCGACGGCGTCGTAATTTTCGCTCACGGGAGCGGGAGTAGTCGCAAGAGTCCTCGGAACAACTACGTCGCGGACGTGCTCCGTGAGCGCGGTCTCGGGACGTTACTGTTCGATCTCCTGACCGAGGCCGAAGACCAGTACCGCGAGAACCGCTTCGACATCCCGCTGTTGACCGACAGGCTGGTTGCGGTCACCGAGTGGCTCCGCGAGCGCGAGGGAGCGTACGAGTACGGGTACTTCGGCTCGAGCACCGGTGCAGCGGCAGCGCTGCGAGCGGCAGCCCGGAAGCTGGACACGGCGGCCGTCGTCTCCCGTGGCGGCCGCGTCGACCTCGCCGAAGAGCAACTGGCCGACGTCACCGCGCCGGCCCTGTTGATCGTCGGCGGCGAGGACGACCAGGTGTTGCGACTCAACCGAGAAGCGACCGAATTACTGGCCGCCGAGCACGAACTGCACGTCGTCGAGGGCGCTGGTCACCTCTTCGAGGGGCCGGGGGAACTCGAGGAAGTCGCCGAAGTCGCAGCCGACTGGTTCGAGACGAACCTCCAGTAG
- a CDS encoding 3-oxoacyl-ACP reductase family protein, whose translation MSETVQRLEPLDRRPLADRTCLVTGSSRGIGRDIALEFARCGADVVVNYRSSDERAREVTERIEQNDETAIAVGADVSDPDDVQRMVDEVHDELGPIDVLVNNAGITIDRKFENMTYEDWQKVMEVNLNGTFNCTKAFYDDIKEADQGRLINISSVVGQQGNYGQANYATSKGGLIAFTRTIALELARHDSTANCVAPGFTRTDMLEKVPERVQEQIRDDIPLNRFADTKDIVGMVRFLAGDYADYMTGQVIGINGGMEW comes from the coding sequence ATGTCCGAGACAGTACAGCGGCTCGAACCACTGGATCGCCGACCGCTCGCCGATCGGACCTGCCTGGTCACCGGGTCCTCTCGCGGGATCGGGCGGGACATCGCCCTCGAGTTCGCTCGTTGCGGAGCGGACGTCGTGGTCAACTACCGGAGTTCCGACGAACGGGCCCGCGAGGTGACAGAGCGGATCGAACAGAACGACGAGACGGCAATCGCCGTCGGCGCAGACGTCTCCGACCCCGACGACGTCCAGCGGATGGTCGACGAGGTTCACGACGAACTCGGGCCGATCGACGTCCTCGTGAACAACGCCGGGATCACGATCGACCGGAAGTTCGAGAACATGACCTACGAGGACTGGCAGAAAGTGATGGAGGTCAACCTCAACGGGACGTTCAACTGCACGAAAGCGTTCTACGACGACATCAAGGAGGCCGATCAGGGACGGCTCATCAACATCTCGAGCGTGGTCGGCCAGCAGGGTAACTACGGCCAGGCCAACTACGCGACCTCGAAGGGCGGACTGATCGCGTTCACCCGAACGATCGCGCTGGAACTGGCCAGACACGACTCGACGGCAAACTGCGTCGCACCTGGGTTCACCCGGACAGACATGCTCGAGAAGGTTCCCGAACGCGTTCAGGAACAAATCCGGGACGACATCCCCCTGAACCGGTTTGCCGACACGAAAGACATCGTCGGCATGGTCCGGTTCCTCGCGGGCGACTACGCCGACTACATGACGGGCCAGGTCATCGGGATCAACGGCGGGATGGAGTGGTAG
- a CDS encoding sulfatase family protein has translation MAPSKPNVVLITCHDLGRYLGCYGADIETPRIDELAATGSLFENHFVTAPQCSPSRGSFMTGRFPHVNGLMGLAHGDWELHDGERILPHYLGDVGYETHLFGLQHITQDTDRLEYDYVHSEGNLYPGVSPAVHQANRARNVADVVSGFLEREAFDDPFFASIGFFELHRVEEENGRFGFDSDHYETDDPDDVRPLTYLPDRRGIRQDLAEMHGMVRAVDDAVGSIVETLEETGLDEETLIVFTTEHGIAFPRAKGSCYDPGIEAALILRCPDIADDGNRYDELLSNVDVLPTILDLVADEDDLETRHEIHGRSFLPLLTGEEYEPRDRVFAEMTWHDMYNPVRAIRTERYKYVRNFWHLPKVYLTKDVFASEAGRMVRESDGVPPRPYEELYDLHESPQEDDNVVFEPKYRDVREDLSRELYEWMDRTDDPLLDGPVVPGDYETITSWSHEATGDAD, from the coding sequence ATGGCCCCGTCGAAGCCGAACGTCGTTTTGATAACGTGTCACGATCTCGGGCGGTACCTGGGCTGTTACGGTGCCGACATCGAGACGCCCCGAATCGACGAACTCGCGGCCACTGGCTCTCTCTTCGAGAACCACTTCGTGACGGCTCCGCAATGTTCTCCCAGCCGCGGCAGTTTCATGACCGGCCGGTTCCCGCACGTTAATGGACTGATGGGGCTCGCTCACGGCGACTGGGAACTCCACGACGGCGAACGCATCCTCCCTCACTACCTCGGCGACGTCGGATACGAAACCCACCTGTTTGGCCTCCAGCACATCACGCAGGATACCGATCGACTCGAGTACGACTACGTTCACTCCGAGGGAAACCTTTATCCCGGCGTCTCGCCGGCCGTCCATCAGGCAAACCGGGCCAGAAACGTCGCAGACGTCGTCTCCGGCTTCCTCGAGCGCGAGGCGTTCGACGACCCCTTCTTTGCATCTATCGGGTTCTTCGAACTCCATCGAGTCGAAGAGGAAAACGGCCGGTTCGGATTCGACAGCGACCACTACGAGACGGACGACCCGGACGACGTCCGCCCGCTAACCTACCTCCCCGATCGGCGTGGCATCCGGCAGGATCTGGCCGAGATGCACGGCATGGTCCGCGCCGTCGACGACGCGGTCGGGTCGATCGTCGAGACGCTCGAGGAGACGGGCCTCGACGAGGAGACCCTGATCGTGTTCACGACCGAACACGGGATCGCGTTCCCCCGGGCGAAAGGGAGCTGTTACGACCCCGGGATCGAGGCGGCGCTGATCCTGCGGTGTCCGGACATCGCCGACGACGGGAACCGGTACGACGAACTGCTCAGCAACGTCGACGTACTGCCGACGATTCTCGACCTGGTCGCCGACGAGGACGACCTCGAGACGCGCCACGAAATTCACGGCCGGAGTTTCCTGCCGCTGCTGACTGGCGAGGAGTACGAGCCACGGGATCGCGTGTTCGCGGAGATGACCTGGCACGACATGTACAACCCGGTCCGCGCGATCCGGACGGAGCGATACAAGTACGTTCGCAACTTCTGGCACCTGCCGAAAGTCTATCTCACCAAGGACGTGTTCGCGAGCGAGGCAGGACGAATGGTCAGAGAGAGCGACGGCGTTCCGCCACGACCCTACGAGGAACTGTACGACCTGCACGAGAGTCCACAGGAAGACGACAACGTCGTCTTCGAGCCGAAGTACCGGGACGTCCGGGAGGACCTCTCTCGAGAACTCTACGAGTGGATGGATCGGACTGACGATCCGCTGCTGGACGGTCCCGTCGTCCCCGGCGATTACGAGACGATCACGTCGTGGTCACACGAGGCGACGGGCGACGCTGACTGA
- a CDS encoding universal stress protein, with translation MGQSILVAHDGSSHAQDALEYALETFPDARIVLFHAIDPFEVTPDEGGLPPLTESWLEEQRADAAELFVEAREGVDDEGVTIETDTAVGSPPQTILGYVEDSEIDQVVLGGRGRSAGPGSEFRLGSTAELVVRRADVPVIVVR, from the coding sequence ATGGGACAATCGATCCTCGTCGCCCACGACGGATCGTCACACGCACAGGACGCACTCGAGTACGCACTCGAGACGTTTCCCGACGCGCGGATCGTCCTCTTTCACGCGATCGATCCGTTCGAGGTGACGCCGGACGAAGGAGGACTGCCACCGCTGACGGAATCGTGGCTCGAGGAACAGCGGGCGGATGCAGCGGAACTCTTCGTGGAGGCACGCGAGGGCGTCGACGACGAGGGTGTGACGATCGAGACGGACACTGCAGTCGGCTCCCCGCCGCAGACGATCCTCGGCTACGTCGAAGATTCGGAGATCGACCAGGTAGTGCTCGGCGGGCGTGGACGAAGCGCCGGGCCGGGTTCGGAGTTTCGGCTCGGCAGCACTGCCGAACTCGTGGTGCGGCGGGCGGACGTTCCCGTAATCGTCGTTCGATGA
- a CDS encoding universal stress protein: MTSILVPTDGSAAAGHALERALEIADERDGHVEVYVLTVVDTTTSPVRFGVTDVVELDRARKCLVDEIAAVYDDHDAEIHGAVRRGRPARVVLSYADERDVDLIVLGRTERSDVSETLFGSTVGRVRERATVPVIVVPETEATNETRSLSPFD; this comes from the coding sequence GTGACCTCGATCCTCGTCCCGACCGATGGCAGTGCCGCCGCGGGCCACGCCCTCGAGCGAGCACTGGAGATAGCCGACGAGCGTGACGGTCACGTCGAGGTCTACGTCCTCACAGTCGTCGACACGACGACGTCACCGGTCCGGTTCGGCGTGACCGACGTCGTCGAACTCGACCGGGCCAGGAAGTGTCTCGTCGACGAGATCGCCGCGGTCTACGACGATCACGACGCCGAAATCCACGGTGCCGTTCGTCGCGGCCGGCCGGCCCGAGTCGTCCTCTCGTACGCCGACGAACGAGACGTCGACCTGATCGTCCTCGGTCGAACCGAACGCAGCGACGTGAGCGAGACGCTGTTCGGAAGTACCGTCGGTCGGGTACGCGAGCGAGCGACGGTTCCGGTGATCGTCGTCCCGGAAACCGAAGCCACAAACGAGACTCGCTCGCTCTCACCGTTCGACTGA
- a CDS encoding cation-translocating P-type ATPase, producing the protein MSRSAYYERPEPESDSDWHSQSLADVYENLESSEAGLPADEARERLEREGPNEIEAEEGISPLQIFVDQFKPALIWVLIVAAAVMAVVGHTIDAAVIAGVVVFITVFGFLQDYRAEQSIQALKEMSTTYALVRRGGEKTEVDARNVVPGDVIFVESGDIVPADARIIEESNLSVDEAALTGESVGVSKEAGVVDEDTSLAERDNLLFKDTVVERGSGMAVVVETGPESEIGQIATALEEAEERDTPFQAEMDRLGKLIALGVVGIVSIIAITELVIGDTPPLQVFLTAVGIAVSAVPEGLPAVVTLSLALGARRMAEKNALVRRLPIVEALGSVDVVCTDKTGTLTEEEMTVQRIVANRETYEVTGTGYDTDGEFLQDDDPVETDRVAEVLRCGMLCNNVDVGTRERDEDDVEASDDAENGDGERTYLGDPTEIALFVAAQKAGFDHRTLDEEYPRLGEVDFTSARKRMTTVHETPDGETVAYMKGAPETVLERCDRELVDGEIVNLTDERREELEAENEAFAEDALRVMGFAYRPDVPDSQATEPDEDLEQEMVFLGLQGMLDPPRPEVPDALAGCLDAGIDVVMITGDNAVTARAVGEEVGLRSTTVITGPELEEMSDEELRAVVDDVDIFARTSPDHKTRILQTLQRKGHTVAMTGDGVNDAPAVKNADVGVAMGIRGTDVTEQASDIVLLDDNFATIRDAVRGGRRIFDNVRKFVNYLLSGNGGEVTMIFTGTLAGLGLVITPIQVLWINVVTDGIPALTMGVDPAADDVMERDPRPPDEGVITDRIVTSIVGIAIFMTICLLPLFTLNFYGELVPGYDVLGAIVGWSPGYDVGRELAQTMVFTGFVVFEIVRIQAIRYRYGLGLFSNNWLVLAVAVAVTLQLLVLYTSTGQLLFDVEPLALVHWAQIGIAAVVFALLMAAFVKVQDRYFERY; encoded by the coding sequence GTGTCACGGTCAGCGTACTACGAGCGACCCGAGCCCGAATCCGACAGCGACTGGCACTCGCAGTCGCTCGCGGACGTGTACGAAAATCTCGAGAGTTCAGAAGCCGGACTCCCGGCTGACGAGGCCCGGGAACGGCTCGAGCGTGAGGGACCGAACGAGATCGAGGCCGAGGAGGGGATCTCGCCGCTGCAGATCTTCGTCGACCAGTTCAAGCCGGCGCTGATCTGGGTGTTGATCGTCGCTGCGGCGGTGATGGCGGTCGTCGGCCATACGATCGACGCTGCCGTCATCGCCGGCGTCGTCGTGTTCATCACCGTCTTCGGCTTCCTGCAGGACTATCGTGCCGAACAGAGCATCCAGGCGCTCAAGGAGATGTCGACAACGTACGCGCTGGTTAGACGTGGCGGCGAGAAGACCGAGGTCGACGCCAGAAACGTCGTCCCCGGTGACGTGATCTTTGTCGAGTCCGGCGATATCGTGCCTGCTGACGCTCGAATCATCGAAGAGTCGAACCTCAGCGTCGACGAGGCGGCACTGACCGGCGAAAGCGTCGGCGTCTCGAAGGAAGCCGGCGTCGTCGACGAAGACACCTCGCTCGCCGAACGCGACAACCTGCTGTTCAAGGATACCGTCGTCGAGCGTGGCTCGGGGATGGCCGTCGTCGTCGAAACCGGCCCCGAGTCGGAGATCGGCCAGATCGCGACGGCCCTCGAGGAGGCCGAAGAACGGGATACCCCGTTCCAGGCGGAGATGGACCGCCTGGGAAAACTCATCGCGCTCGGGGTCGTCGGCATCGTCTCGATCATCGCGATCACCGAACTCGTGATCGGCGATACGCCGCCGTTACAGGTGTTCTTGACGGCGGTCGGCATCGCCGTCTCCGCGGTCCCCGAGGGGCTGCCCGCCGTCGTCACCCTCTCGCTGGCACTCGGAGCCCGGCGGATGGCCGAGAAGAACGCGCTCGTCCGCCGACTGCCGATCGTCGAGGCGCTGGGGTCGGTCGACGTCGTCTGTACCGACAAGACCGGCACGCTCACCGAGGAGGAGATGACCGTCCAGCGGATCGTCGCCAACCGCGAGACCTACGAGGTGACCGGCACCGGCTACGACACCGACGGTGAGTTCCTGCAGGACGACGACCCCGTGGAGACCGACCGGGTCGCCGAGGTGTTGCGCTGTGGCATGCTCTGTAACAACGTCGACGTCGGGACTCGAGAACGGGACGAGGACGACGTAGAAGCGAGTGACGACGCCGAGAACGGCGACGGCGAACGGACCTACCTCGGCGATCCGACCGAGATCGCCCTGTTCGTCGCCGCCCAGAAAGCCGGCTTCGATCACCGCACACTCGACGAGGAGTACCCTCGACTCGGCGAAGTCGACTTCACCTCCGCTCGAAAGCGGATGACGACGGTCCACGAGACCCCCGACGGCGAGACGGTAGCGTACATGAAAGGCGCACCCGAGACCGTCCTCGAGCGTTGCGACCGGGAACTGGTCGACGGGGAGATCGTCAACCTCACCGACGAGCGTCGCGAGGAACTCGAGGCCGAAAACGAGGCGTTCGCAGAGGACGCCCTGCGCGTAATGGGCTTTGCCTACCGGCCCGACGTACCGGACTCGCAGGCAACCGAGCCCGACGAGGACCTCGAGCAGGAGATGGTCTTTCTCGGCCTGCAGGGGATGCTCGATCCGCCGAGACCCGAAGTGCCGGACGCGCTCGCGGGCTGTCTCGACGCCGGCATCGACGTCGTGATGATCACTGGTGATAACGCGGTCACCGCGCGGGCGGTCGGCGAGGAGGTCGGCCTTCGCTCGACGACGGTGATCACGGGGCCGGAACTCGAGGAGATGAGTGACGAGGAACTTCGAGCCGTCGTCGACGACGTCGACATCTTCGCCCGGACCTCGCCGGATCACAAGACGCGGATTCTCCAGACGCTCCAGAGGAAAGGCCACACGGTGGCGATGACCGGCGACGGGGTCAACGACGCGCCGGCCGTCAAGAACGCCGACGTCGGCGTCGCGATGGGCATTCGTGGGACGGACGTCACCGAGCAGGCGTCCGACATCGTCCTGCTGGACGACAACTTCGCGACGATCCGCGATGCGGTCAGAGGTGGCCGGCGCATCTTCGACAACGTCCGGAAGTTCGTCAACTACCTGCTGTCGGGTAACGGCGGCGAGGTGACCATGATATTCACCGGGACGCTGGCCGGACTGGGACTCGTGATCACGCCCATCCAGGTGCTCTGGATCAACGTCGTCACCGACGGCATCCCCGCGCTCACGATGGGGGTCGATCCTGCTGCCGATGACGTCATGGAGCGCGATCCACGACCGCCCGACGAGGGTGTCATTACCGACCGGATCGTCACCTCGATCGTCGGCATTGCGATCTTCATGACGATCTGTCTGCTTCCGCTGTTCACGCTGAACTTTTACGGCGAACTCGTGCCAGGCTACGACGTACTGGGGGCGATCGTCGGCTGGAGTCCCGGCTACGACGTCGGGAGAGAACTCGCCCAGACGATGGTGTTTACCGGGTTCGTCGTCTTCGAGATCGTCCGTATCCAGGCGATCCGATATCGGTACGGGCTCGGATTGTTCTCGAACAACTGGCTCGTCCTCGCAGTCGCCGTCGCGGTCACACTGCAGTTGCTCGTCCTCTATACGTCGACCGGCCAGTTGCTGTTCGACGTCGAACCGCTTGCACTCGTCCACTGGGCCCAGATCGGTATCGCCGCAGTGGTCTTCGCGCTACTGATGGCTGCCTTCGTGAAGGTCCAGGATCGGTACTTCGAGCGGTACTGA
- a CDS encoding ZIP family metal transporter: MVVEGLGLVIAAGVFTAIVCGFGTLPFFFVDDVSDRVTVVLWGLAGGIMLFASVFGFVVEGLAEGSIAQVGLGLVVGVVLVVLADRLIAGHEFRPRQIPDADFRKLVLIVGVLTVHSFPEGVALGVAFADLGVEGDLVLAGLAIPALAVFITIAISIQNIPEGLAVAIPLHTYGLANWKIFGWAVFSSVPQPIGAAIAYVFVTIARDFLPLGFGFAAGAMIYLVLHDIFPEALDHGSELPGRGRRELVIGISLGVAIMVPVMLLTE; encoded by the coding sequence ATGGTCGTCGAGGGACTCGGGCTCGTGATCGCCGCGGGCGTCTTTACTGCGATCGTCTGCGGGTTCGGGACGCTCCCCTTCTTCTTCGTCGACGACGTCAGCGACCGCGTAACCGTCGTCCTCTGGGGTTTGGCGGGCGGTATCATGCTGTTCGCGTCGGTGTTCGGCTTCGTCGTCGAGGGGCTGGCCGAGGGGTCGATCGCCCAGGTCGGACTCGGCCTCGTCGTCGGCGTCGTGCTGGTGGTTCTCGCCGACCGGCTCATCGCGGGCCACGAGTTTCGCCCACGCCAGATCCCCGATGCCGACTTCCGCAAACTGGTGTTGATCGTCGGCGTCCTCACCGTCCACAGCTTCCCGGAGGGAGTCGCACTCGGCGTCGCGTTCGCCGACCTCGGCGTCGAGGGCGATCTGGTCCTCGCCGGCCTCGCGATTCCGGCGCTCGCGGTCTTCATCACGATCGCGATCTCGATCCAGAACATTCCGGAGGGGCTTGCAGTCGCGATCCCGCTTCACACGTACGGACTCGCTAACTGGAAGATATTCGGCTGGGCCGTCTTCTCGAGCGTTCCACAGCCGATCGGCGCGGCAATCGCGTACGTGTTCGTCACTATCGCTCGCGATTTCCTTCCGCTCGGATTCGGTTTCGCTGCCGGCGCGATGATTTATCTCGTCCTCCACGACATCTTTCCGGAGGCGCTCGATCACGGGTCGGAGCTCCCCGGCAGGGGCCGTCGGGAGCTGGTGATCGGGATTAGCCTGGGCGTCGCGATCATGGTTCCAGTGATGCTTCTCACGGAGTAA
- a CDS encoding universal stress protein: MSRILVPVDGSPLSRQALEFALEEYEDVSIVALHVIDPSDPGYSSMTEIDVRTEPPHGSEEWYERAGEEEEEIFEEARALADEHGVELEAESAVGEPTREIVDYAEDHDVDQIVMGGHGRAGPSRLLLGSVAESVVYRAPVTVTVVRDDNSR; this comes from the coding sequence ATGTCCCGCATACTCGTCCCCGTCGACGGATCACCACTCTCCAGACAGGCCCTCGAGTTCGCACTCGAGGAGTACGAGGACGTCTCGATCGTCGCGTTACACGTGATCGACCCGTCGGATCCGGGGTACAGTTCGATGACCGAGATCGACGTCAGGACGGAACCGCCACACGGGTCCGAAGAGTGGTACGAGCGTGCAGGCGAAGAGGAAGAGGAGATTTTCGAGGAGGCTCGAGCGCTAGCGGACGAACACGGCGTCGAACTCGAGGCCGAGAGCGCCGTCGGCGAACCGACCCGTGAGATCGTCGACTACGCCGAGGATCACGACGTCGACCAGATCGTGATGGGTGGGCACGGACGTGCAGGCCCCTCGCGGCTGTTGCTGGGCAGCGTCGCGGAGAGCGTCGTCTACCGAGCACCGGTCACTGTCACGGTCGTTCGGGACGACAACAGCCGGTGA